One segment of Panthera leo isolate Ple1 chromosome A3, P.leo_Ple1_pat1.1, whole genome shotgun sequence DNA contains the following:
- the RPRD1B gene encoding regulation of nuclear pre-mRNA domain-containing protein 1B isoform X3, which produces MSSFSESALEKKLSELSNSQQSVQTLSLWLIHHRKHAGPIVSVWHRELRKAKSNRKLTFLYLANDVIQNSKRKGPEFTREFESVLVDAFSHVAREADEGCKKPLERLLNIWQERSVYGGEFIQQLKLSMEDSKSPPPKAAEEKKSLKRTFQQIQEEEDDDYPGSYSPQDPSAGPLLTEELIKALQDLENAASGDATVRQKIASLPQEVQDVSLLEKITDKEAAERLSKTVDEACLLLAEYNGRLAAELEDRRQLARMLVEYTQNQKDVLSEKEKKLENQREKPWRDS; this is translated from the exons ATGTCCTCCTTCTCCGAGTCGGCGTTGGAGAAGAAGCTCTCGGAGCTGAGCAACTCTCAACAGAGCGTGCAAACCCTGTCCCTGTGGCTCATACACCACCGCAAGCATGCGGGACCCATCGTCTCCGTGTGGCACCGCGAGCTCCGCAAAG ccAAATCAAATAGAAAGCTTACTTTTTTGTACTTAGCGAATGATGTCATCCAAAACAGTAAAAGGAAAGGACCTGAATTCACTAGAGAATTTGAATCTGTCCTTGTGGATGCTTTTTCTCATGTTGCCAG AGAGGCAGATGAAGGCTGTAAAAAACCTTTAGAAAGATTGCTGAACATCTGGCAAGAAAGAAGTGTGTATGGCGGCGAGTTCATACAGCAGCTGAAGCTGTCTATGGAGGACTCCAAGAGCCCTCCCCCCAAAG cagcagaagagaagaaatccCTGAAGCGAACTTTTCAGCAGATCCAAGAGGAGGAGGATGACGACTACCCTGGAAGCTACTCTCCCCAAGATCCTTCTGCAGGACCCCTCTTG ACCGAGGAACTAATCAAAGCTTTGCAGGACCTGGAGAATGCTGCATCGGGGGATGCTACTGTCCGGCAGAAAATTGCTTCTTTGCCCCAAGAAGTGCAAGATGTTTCTCTCTTGGAAAAAATAACAG ACAAAGAGGCAGCCGAACGTCTCTCAAAAACAGTAGATGAAGCATGTCTGTTACTAGCAGAATATAACGGGCGTCTGGCGGCAGAACTGGAAGACCGGCGCCAGCTGGCTCGGATGTTGGTGGAGTACACCCAGAACCAGAAAGACGTTTtgtcagaaaaggagaaaaaactagAA